Within the Takifugu flavidus isolate HTHZ2018 chromosome 20, ASM371156v2, whole genome shotgun sequence genome, the region TTCTCAGGGATGAAGACAACAATGAGCTCTTGACAGCCTGACGGTAGGACAACATTCCAAAGGCCTCCGACTCGACATGATTTTGATCAGGGTATTAAAAACTGCAGTCTTGTTCACAACCGTCTTCATTTTCCCCCACATGTATTGAAATTAAAGCTCAGATTCAGCACACAGCAAAGAAGGAGCACAGGTGGTGTGTGATGCTAACAATTAGCTGCAGTCTTTGAAAAGACTAAACCAAACAGCAGGACAGGGAGGCAGGTGAAAAATGGAAGTGCCAGTGCATCTCCAGCATATGTACATTTTGATTCTATTTCTTTTTACATACATTTACAAAAGAATCAGGAGATACGTGCAAAAAACTAGAGGTCAAAAGCAACAGACAAGTCAATAATATTGCAAAGAGAACCTGAAGGTATTAGTGAATGAAAGACAGATACATGTATTTACCATCTGCTTTCCTCTATAGGCACAATGCCTGATGGTTCAATATATCAGTGGTGCCagtgaaaaataaatccaaattcCTTTAAAGCCtaagacaaaaaaacagaaatgacatacaggcaggaaaaaaatacGGGATGGAGAAGACAAATGGgatcaaataaaatcaataaaattctCGAACTAAACGATTCAGACAATCCTGAGAGCCAGAAAATAGAGCGATCAAATGGAAAAGCAAATAAACGAGGATGCGCTCATATTTGATTGGCTATAGAGCAGATGAGAGAAGACGGAGCGTCGAGAGGCTCAGCCAGACACCACGCAGCAGAGCCCCGGGAAGcgtctcttcctctgcctgACCAGCGGATGCGGAGTCAGATTCAACAAGCTGCTGTCATCTGCAACCATCAAACACTCTGTTAGCAGGCATCACATAGAGAAGCATATAATAAAAGACGTCTACCCAAAACGCCACCAACATTTTCACCGTTTTAATTCTGTGGTTATacttcaacttcctgttttatttagaCGGCCAttttctcactcactcacacgtcCTGAGAATAACCTCGAGCCCTCAGGAGCCTCTCGTTAGCAGAGTCCATGTGAACGTGAGCTTTTCTCATTTATCTTTGAAAGACAATAGCGTGGAGGAAGAGAACAGGTAACCCTTTTTGGTAGACACACTAAACCCTGAGATTGCCAACCCAAAGTTTTCTCTTATGTTAAAAGCGCGGAGCCGCCTGATGCTCTGATGGTTCGGGAAGGTTGACTGTAAACGGTGCACTTTAGACAGCATGCCATGTTCTTGGGCTGGGTAGTAAGCTGGACACACGGAAGCTAGCGCTGCACCAGCACTTTTGTATGCCAaaaggtgaggatgaggacatGTTTGACACaatttttggtgtttttttcatTCACAAAGCCAGCCAAGACTTGCTACAAGCTTTTCAATGAATGTTTTCAGTAATCCAGGTCAAACAGCCAGGAAGTCTTTCCAAAAGAAAAGCTGGGACTGATCTGTTTCATCACAGTGGGAAAAAATACCTGCAGTAATCGATTATCAAACTATCCATGAGATGTGCTGCCATATGATTCCAGACATGGAACTCCTCAGGTTCTGTACGGTGACAGTGGACCCTGCTACTGTGGCAAGGGCTTTCAGAACGGTGCTGAGGAAAAGGATTTTTTGTGATTTGATTTTGTGTGAATGGGATTTCAAGCCCCCTTATGCCCAGTCAAAATGGGGAAGCAGAGAAAGGAGCGCACAGCGTCAAACAACAACTCAAGAAGGACCTAGACAGCAGCTCAGACACTTTGTAGGCTCTCCTGAGCAGCAGAGCCACTAGAACATGCAAAATGTTCTGAGCTTCTGAGGAGATTCATCAGAATCTGAAATATCTCCAAAAGAGACACAAGATGAACTATGACACTAGCCTGAGATGAGAGTGCGAGCAGAGGCGTCCCACATCTACACTTGTAAACATTTGCACGTAACACGTGGCTTTGCCATAAATAAACGCCATCCATCTATGAACAGGTGCACTCTTTGGTGTGCTCAAGGTGGTGGCAGCACCTTGTGATTCTTCAGGGCTGCATCTCTGCTCAACGTGCAGAGGCGACATAGATCGGTCAGCCACACGGGGCCCGAGGGAGGTGTGCCGTAAAGCCGTCTCAATATTATGAATCAGGCCCTGACAGGGACATGGAACAAGGCTGAACTGGCCAAATGAAAGGTTTCTCTTGTTTTATTGAAAACAGCCTTCGTTCCAGTGAAGATCAACTTCTATTGAAAGTTCAGTTGTTTATAATATATAGATTATATAGATCTATAAAACAGTTGTATCATTTCCTATGAAGCGTTTAGTGTCGGTGACACAAACCTCAGCTCAACTTAGGGGGAGCTGGTAGTTCCAgtctaccagcagggggcgctctagTCTCTTCTTTGAAACTGCAGCCATTTTGTCAGTCCAACACTTTTTAGAGATTCTAACAATCACTTTGGTTTTCAGTGGTCTCAGTGAAAACAAATACACATTAAATAATGATCATAATCAACTTTTTTCCAAAGTCTTTTCCAGCTTTTTCAGCTTGACTGCCATATGTGCTGCTGTGGCAACGGGAGTGTTGGGGGGGCGTGGAGGGTATTTTTCCTCAGTGCTGACATGACATGTTCATCGGTGAAAGATTACTGCAAGATTACTGCACCTTGGTTTTTCAGTGGCAATGGCATGGTGTCCCGAAGTTTGCTCAGCAGATTTCGCATTTCTCTCACATCACTgtgaaaaaaacccagaaagacTGTTTGATAAATGAGTTGATACATTTGAGAAGAAAATGTCCGTTTCTCAGTCAGCCTACCTATCTATATTTTCAATGTCCGTTCCCACCAGCCACTGCTCATGTAGGAATTCAATGGGGGAGGAGGACTGCTCTTCCAGGATCGGGACGTCTGAACTTTCATCCATCCTAAAATCCACCTTCGGCTCTGAATCCGTCCCTTGGCATTCaaacaggaacagcagcaaATAAGCAACGATTCTTTGCACTGTTAATAGTCTTTTAATAAATTTAGCTGCCGTCACCAGCCTGACCTTTCAATGACATCAGCTACTCTCTAAGTAGTGCACTAACTAGTGAGGACACCAAGTGGAGGCTGCCCAGTGGGCGGGGTGAGGATCACTGTACCCTATTTATTGCCATCAATATATCCTATAATGTCTTGTGATTCATCCAATACGTCCTAAccatatatcccatcatcctttgctgCTCCATGTGAGAAGCTTTTTAATGCTGTCGCTAGTTTGTGTGAGTGTCTTAAAGCTGACTTTCAGCTAAATAGTAGGAAATGGTGCATTAAATAATGTGCTCAAACCAGTTCCCTACAGAGTGGATATGGAACAAAGGTATGCTTAGCTAGATAAACTAGAGGCTCTTAAAACTCTAAAAGTAATAAagtttcacattttaaatggcCGTTTTGAAAAGAAAGAACACTCCACACCTACGGCTCTATAGCGCCCTCTGATGATTCACTGCTGTACTGCGTGACTAGAAGATCACGTTCTAAAAATCATTCAGTCCAATTTTGGAGCATAATTAAATGTATCATAAACATCATCTACCCATCGGCaccacacacagaaaagcctcaAGCTCGGACCTTCTTACTCTTATATCAGCTTTGGAATTAAGATAAAGTGCAAAGGAAGCAGGAATTTATTTGAAAGATGGGTACTTTTTTTGTGAAGCTGCAGAACCCCCAGGAGACACATGGACTTTAGCATCTCTGTGATGAACATCTCCAGGCAGCACTGTAGCTGGATGAAGAGGCGACAGATCTCTGGATGGATCTCTCCATCCTCCGGCCTTCATTCATGAAGACaagatggagaaagaaaaggaaaaatgtcacCGCGTGTTTTCAGACAACAGATTTTCTCAAAGGTTTACTTGAGAAACAAATTAAGGAGAAACCAAAGGTGCTGATCATCACCAATAATGACATTACTCAGAGTTTTCTTCTTATATTTCAGCCTGGACTGAACAAACTAC harbors:
- the LOC130517426 gene encoding regulator of G-protein signaling 7-binding protein B-like, which translates into the protein MCSAPYGRKKRPRSVGIIFPIKVAQSGPDRRESTEGEVDGSRMTVQEFNTLVALYREQVIAVGEMSADCPSLRAQMHHTRTKGCSMARAAHQDLAVISVSGPEDGEIHPEICRLFIQLQCCLEMFITEMLKSMCLLGVLQLHKKRTDSEPKVDFRMDESSDVPILEEQSSSPIEFLHEQWLVGTDIENIDSDVREMRNLLSKLRDTMPLPLKNQDDSSLLNLTPHPLVRQRKRRFPGLCCVVSG